The proteins below come from a single Patescibacteria group bacterium genomic window:
- a CDS encoding ABC transporter ATP-binding protein — translation MPKSVIKLHKIDKSYQLGKKRFLPVIKRVSLEINKGDFIAFMGPSGSGKSTLMNIIGLLDWPTDGIYELDGQNILEIAKREFPKIRGKKIGFIFQSYNLLPRYSVYKNVELPLIYAKEPRAKRKQKVLDAIKSVGITERMHHKPNELSGGEAQRAAIARALVNQPEIILADEPTGNLDTKTGKEIMELLKAANQKGTTLLIVTHDPEIAKWANKTIRIVDGELEGEKV, via the coding sequence ATGCCAAAATCTGTTATCAAACTTCATAAAATTGATAAATCATACCAGTTAGGCAAGAAAAGATTCCTTCCTGTGATTAAACGTGTTTCACTCGAGATTAATAAAGGAGATTTTATCGCATTTATGGGTCCGTCGGGATCTGGTAAGTCAACGCTGATGAATATAATAGGATTATTGGACTGGCCGACTGACGGAATCTATGAACTGGACGGACAGAATATACTAGAAATTGCCAAACGTGAATTTCCAAAAATACGGGGAAAAAAAATTGGATTTATATTTCAAAGTTATAACCTGCTTCCCAGATATTCGGTATATAAAAATGTCGAACTGCCGCTGATTTATGCCAAAGAGCCGAGGGCTAAAAGAAAGCAAAAAGTCCTGGATGCGATAAAATCAGTAGGGATTACGGAGCGGATGCATCACAAGCCGAATGAACTTTCCGGCGGAGAAGCTCAAAGGGCGGCGATTGCCCGGGCACTGGTTAATCAACCGGAAATTATATTGGCCGACGAGCCGACCGGCAATTTAGATACTAAAACAGGGAAAGAAATTATGGAGTTGCTAAAAGCTGCCAATCAGAAAGGCACAACTTTATTGATCGTAACGCATGATCCGGAAATAGCTAAATGGGCAAATAAAACTATCAGAATAGTTGACGGAGAATTGGAAGGAGAAAAGGTATGA
- a CDS encoding NUDIX hydrolase, with protein sequence MTKAQIKGHQVICSAFIEKNKRFLIVMDHKFKVWRVPGGRAEHGEKLEDTLIREMQEETGITFSNPEFIGFGQDQQFKVDDKLETSRLIMYFHVHTDMEPTLDQREASQYKWVSLDELKEIDLDNKEGALTDFFNRNPNFK encoded by the coding sequence ATGACCAAAGCACAAATTAAAGGGCACCAAGTAATTTGTTCCGCGTTTATTGAAAAAAATAAAAGGTTTCTGATCGTTATGGACCATAAATTCAAAGTGTGGCGGGTGCCAGGTGGCAGAGCGGAGCACGGGGAAAAATTGGAAGACACTTTAATACGGGAAATGCAGGAAGAAACCGGTATTACCTTTTCCAACCCCGAGTTCATCGGTTTCGGTCAGGACCAGCAGTTCAAGGTAGATGATAAACTGGAAACTTCCCGACTAATCATGTATTTTCATGTGCACACTGATATGGAACCCACACTGGACCAAAGAGAGGCATCACAATACAAATGGGTTTCGCTTGACGAACTTAAAGAAATAGATTTAGATAACAAAGAAGGCGCATTAACCGATTTCTTCAATCGCAACCCTAATTTTAAATAA
- a CDS encoding NUDIX domain-containing protein, whose protein sequence is MNEKNELMIVVDNSNNAIGKATMEEIRKKGLNHRSVHIFIFNKDNELLICKRPHFKKAYPNMYTSSAGGKVNFGETFEESANRELKEELGIVTELSKVGSYVIENELKNNKVFHELFYGMSEGPFNLDPNEIVQCEFVKLDEISKRIKKDNNNFVRPFIDAFKLYLKINDTKKS, encoded by the coding sequence ATGAACGAAAAAAATGAATTGATGATTGTCGTTGATAATAGTAATAATGCTATTGGGAAAGCGACAATGGAGGAAATTAGGAAAAAGGGGCTTAATCACCGTTCAGTACACATTTTCATTTTCAATAAAGATAATGAACTCCTAATCTGTAAACGCCCTCATTTTAAAAAAGCATACCCAAACATGTATACATCTTCTGCTGGAGGAAAAGTTAACTTTGGCGAGACATTTGAAGAATCCGCAAATCGAGAATTAAAAGAGGAATTAGGCATAGTAACTGAACTGTCAAAAGTTGGGTCTTACGTTATAGAAAATGAGCTGAAAAATAATAAAGTATTTCATGAACTATTTTATGGTATGTCAGAAGGACCGTTCAATCTTGATCCAAATGAGATTGTACAATGTGAATTTGTTAAATTAGATGAGATTAGTAAAAGAATAAAAAAGGATAATAATAATTTTGTAAGACCATTTATTGATGCTTTTAAACTGTATTTAAAAATAAATGATACAAAGAAAAGTTGA
- a CDS encoding histone deacetylase → MKIVYSPKCLEYIDLASPETPGRISYCVELLKKSGYQFIEPDLAQEEDIKLVHSQDLIEKVKNEIKIDTNDTDVKNIYTYSMLAAGGAIKACEIPLQTGETALSLMRPPGHHAGKDFNGGFCYFNNIAIAVAKNLKNMKKVAILDIDCHHGNGTEDIFFRNTKVIYVSLHQAHLYTDTGLSSKFNCYNYPMEPKTSEEVYLQNLDIAIRNIYDFTPELLAVSLGFDTYKNDPLGEIKLEIESYKKIGQKIKALKLTTFIVLEGGYNTADMPMCLQSFLEGME, encoded by the coding sequence ATGAAAATAGTCTATTCACCAAAATGTTTGGAATACATTGACTTAGCCTCTCCGGAAACACCGGGGAGAATTAGCTATTGTGTTGAATTACTGAAAAAAAGTGGTTATCAATTCATTGAGCCGGATTTGGCTCAAGAGGAGGATATTAAATTAGTGCATTCACAAGATTTGATTGAAAAAGTAAAAAATGAAATCAAAATAGATACAAATGATACGGATGTAAAAAATATTTATACATACTCCATGCTTGCTGCCGGCGGAGCAATTAAAGCTTGTGAAATACCCCTTCAAACTGGCGAGACGGCACTTTCCTTAATGCGACCTCCCGGACATCATGCGGGAAAGGATTTTAACGGTGGATTTTGCTATTTTAACAATATAGCAATTGCGGTGGCTAAAAATTTGAAAAATATGAAAAAAGTTGCAATTCTTGATATTGATTGCCATCACGGGAACGGAACCGAAGACATATTTTTTAGAAATACAAAAGTTATATATGTTTCGCTTCACCAAGCGCATTTGTATACGGACACCGGATTGTCATCGAAATTCAACTGCTATAATTATCCGATGGAACCAAAAACGTCGGAAGAAGTCTATTTGCAAAATTTGGATATTGCAATAAGAAATATTTATGATTTCACTCCGGAACTTCTGGCGGTTTCGCTTGGATTTGATACTTATAAAAATGATCCTCTCGGAGAAATTAAATTGGAGATTGAATCATACAAAAAAATCGGGCAGAAAATAAAGGCGCTTAAGCTGACGACATTTATTGTCCTGGAGGGTGGCTATAATACAGCTGATATGCCGATGTGCTTACAAAGCTTCTTAGAAGGAATGGAATAA
- a CDS encoding alpha/beta fold hydrolase — MIEKRIEFKNSKGKRLVGVLHVPDAKRKHPAVIICHGFKRTKDQIIPLVLSRNLSVEGFVVLRFDFSNWGESEGVYSKMKFTQQIEDVDSAIKYLAKQRFVDNKRIGLAGLSLGGGVALVSAANNPNKVKTVVAFAPSLDFFNIIRKSFNKKGQLEGWKRKGYSYMYDQGRDTYWKFDYSFYKDAQAVVKPFDYYDKIQCPVFIIQGDKDSAVSLADNRKFYHKLRAIKKLFIVPDGDHQFRKIKSLNSSIVAATKWFKKYL, encoded by the coding sequence ATGATCGAAAAAAGAATAGAATTTAAAAATAGTAAAGGAAAGAGGCTAGTTGGCGTACTCCATGTTCCTGATGCAAAGAGAAAACATCCGGCAGTTATTATTTGCCATGGTTTCAAACGTACCAAGGATCAGATAATTCCGCTTGTCCTATCCCGTAATCTGAGTGTGGAAGGTTTTGTGGTACTGCGGTTTGATTTTTCCAACTGGGGAGAAAGCGAAGGAGTCTATTCAAAAATGAAATTTACACAACAGATTGAGGATGTTGATTCAGCAATAAAATATCTTGCCAAACAGAGATTTGTTGATAATAAAAGAATTGGACTGGCCGGATTAAGTTTGGGCGGGGGAGTGGCGCTAGTTTCTGCAGCAAATAATCCTAATAAGGTTAAAACGGTAGTTGCTTTTGCCCCATCGTTGGATTTTTTTAATATAATTAGAAAAAGTTTCAATAAAAAAGGGCAATTAGAGGGATGGAAAAGAAAAGGATATAGTTATATGTATGATCAGGGACGAGATACCTATTGGAAATTTGATTATTCATTTTATAAAGATGCGCAAGCTGTAGTCAAGCCGTTTGATTATTATGACAAAATACAATGTCCGGTCTTCATAATACAGGGCGATAAAGACAGCGCCGTTTCTTTGGCAGATAATCGTAAATTTTATCACAAATTAAGAGCAATTAAAAAATTATTTATTGTTCCGGATGGTGACCATCAATTCCGAAAAATCAAATCACTAAACAGCTCAATTGTCGCAGCCACAAAGTGGTTTAAAAAATATCTATAG
- a CDS encoding PHP domain-containing protein has protein sequence MIQRKVDLQVHSTYSDGSLTPLELFRMAKKTGVEILVVCDHDAAEGMTDVKKAAKKYGFPFISGIEVTVTFKGEELHLLGYGFDHQHIAIKKAGQFYVKSRIVRIKKMISNLNRLGYIVSYSKVSRRAEKIIGRPHLADQVIFDKRNNKQLIKDFGFVPDRSQFIAKYLIKGASAYAEKKNLTAKDAINLIHDAGGYVFISHPLGRRYSPDLSLWPVKGSWKSNLMELKKLGLDGIEAYASDHYVEDINNLLKFAKRNNLEVSGGSDFHNSNIPGLPLGHISKTRAVPYSAGEKILKLVAK, from the coding sequence ATGATACAAAGAAAAGTTGATCTGCAGGTGCATTCTACCTACTCTGACGGGTCATTAACCCCCTTAGAGCTTTTTCGTATGGCGAAAAAAACAGGTGTGGAAATACTGGTAGTATGTGATCATGATGCGGCTGAAGGGATGACTGATGTAAAAAAAGCTGCAAAAAAATACGGATTTCCATTTATTTCCGGAATCGAAGTAACAGTAACTTTCAAAGGGGAAGAATTGCATTTATTAGGCTATGGATTTGATCATCAGCACATTGCGATAAAGAAAGCGGGGCAGTTTTATGTAAAAAGCAGAATAGTTCGCATTAAAAAGATGATTTCAAATCTTAATAGGCTTGGTTATATAGTCAGTTATAGCAAGGTTAGCAGAAGAGCAGAAAAAATTATAGGACGTCCGCACCTTGCTGACCAGGTAATATTTGATAAAAGAAATAATAAACAACTGATAAAAGATTTCGGGTTTGTCCCTGACCGCTCTCAATTCATTGCAAAATATTTGATCAAAGGAGCTAGTGCGTACGCGGAAAAGAAAAATCTTACCGCAAAGGATGCTATCAATCTGATACACGACGCGGGCGGCTATGTATTTATATCCCATCCGCTGGGTAGAAGGTATTCGCCTGACCTGTCACTGTGGCCGGTAAAAGGTTCATGGAAAAGTAATCTGATGGAATTGAAGAAGCTTGGTCTGGACGGCATTGAAGCTTATGCCTCCGATCATTATGTTGAAGATATAAATAATCTGTTAAAATTTGCGAAGCGGAATAATCTGGAAGTGTCCGGTGGTAGTGATTTTCACAACAGTAACATTCCCGGATTGCCTCTGGGTCATATCTCAAAAACCCGTGCCGTGCCGTATTCCGCAGGTGAAAAAATTTTGAAATTAGTTGCAAAATAA
- the purH gene encoding bifunctional phosphoribosylaminoimidazolecarboxamide formyltransferase/IMP cyclohydrolase yields the protein MRANQRALISVSDKRGIVEFAETLVEYGWEIVSSGGTSRHLAEAGIPVRTVEEVTGFPEILDGRVKTLHPAILGGILADQTNEAHMQELFEHSIYPFDMVVVNLYPFEETVADAAVPFQDAIEQIDIGGVALIRAAAKNHQHVLVVTSPEQYGMVIQRLPQDVGFDWTDRLVLAYEAFLHTAWYDATISDWLASDIDFTGFPDRMVQRLRKKHDLRYGENPHQSGAFYELPGMQCYTAANAGQVWGKPLSATTVLDINAGIETVRELSPEFATAIIKHGTPCGVGVDEDSPLRAFQNALACDPESAFGGVVVINATVTEELANAICMQKVDAIVALGFSLGALEHITRKRAKAQTPLFVLGESLPYSTAPGTLNFKPVTGGMVVQTMDTEPFDWKSFRCVTKLDIKDYYWPDIRFGCKVTKHVKSNSVIVVWKGRTIGIGNGQTSRIKSTRLALEQAMHNMEEQNMDLHHAVLISDSFFPFDDCVRLAGEFGIRTIVQQGGSMRDQDSIKAADELGIAMLFTDRRMFWH from the coding sequence ATGCGAGCAAATCAGCGCGCTCTGATCAGCGTGTCCGACAAGCGCGGGATCGTCGAATTTGCAGAGACGCTGGTCGAATACGGCTGGGAGATCGTTTCTTCCGGCGGAACTTCCAGACACCTGGCTGAAGCCGGGATTCCCGTGAGGACGGTTGAAGAGGTCACCGGCTTCCCGGAAATTCTGGACGGCCGGGTCAAGACCCTGCATCCGGCGATTCTCGGCGGAATCCTGGCGGACCAGACCAACGAAGCTCACATGCAGGAGCTGTTCGAACACAGCATCTACCCGTTCGACATGGTCGTCGTGAACCTCTATCCGTTCGAGGAGACGGTAGCGGACGCGGCCGTTCCTTTCCAGGATGCGATCGAGCAGATCGACATCGGCGGAGTGGCTCTGATCCGTGCGGCCGCGAAGAACCATCAGCATGTTCTGGTTGTCACTTCGCCGGAACAGTACGGTATGGTGATTCAGCGTCTTCCGCAGGATGTCGGTTTCGATTGGACGGATCGGCTGGTACTGGCATATGAGGCGTTTCTTCATACCGCGTGGTATGACGCCACGATCTCGGACTGGCTGGCCTCGGATATCGATTTCACCGGCTTCCCGGACCGGATGGTTCAGCGTCTGCGGAAGAAGCACGATCTGCGCTACGGCGAGAACCCGCACCAGTCGGGAGCGTTCTACGAACTGCCCGGCATGCAGTGCTACACTGCGGCGAATGCCGGACAGGTCTGGGGTAAACCACTTTCGGCCACCACGGTTCTGGACATCAACGCCGGCATCGAGACGGTCCGTGAGTTGTCCCCGGAATTCGCGACGGCGATCATCAAGCACGGTACTCCTTGCGGAGTTGGCGTTGACGAAGACAGTCCGCTGCGGGCTTTCCAGAACGCACTCGCATGCGATCCGGAATCCGCGTTCGGCGGTGTTGTGGTGATCAACGCCACGGTGACAGAGGAACTCGCCAATGCGATCTGCATGCAGAAGGTGGACGCGATCGTCGCACTTGGCTTCTCGCTGGGTGCGCTCGAACACATCACCAGGAAACGTGCCAAGGCACAGACCCCGCTGTTCGTGCTGGGGGAATCACTTCCATACAGTACGGCTCCGGGTACGCTGAACTTCAAGCCGGTGACCGGTGGTATGGTTGTCCAGACGATGGACACCGAGCCGTTCGACTGGAAGTCGTTCCGGTGCGTCACCAAGCTTGACATCAAGGATTACTACTGGCCGGACATCAGGTTCGGGTGCAAGGTGACGAAGCACGTCAAGTCCAATTCCGTGATCGTGGTTTGGAAAGGGCGCACGATCGGTATCGGCAATGGACAGACCAGCCGAATCAAGTCGACCCGGCTCGCGCTGGAACAGGCCATGCATAACATGGAAGAGCAGAACATGGATCTGCACCACGCGGTGCTGATCTCGGACAGTTTCTTCCCGTTCGACGACTGCGTGCGCCTTGCGGGCGAGTTCGGCATCAGGACGATTGTACAGCAGGGCGGATCGATGCGTGACCAGGATTCAATCAAGGCTGCAGACGAACTGGGCATCGCGATGCTGTTCACCGACCGCAGGATGTTCTGGCACTAG
- a CDS encoding PEP-utilizing enzyme, protein MKYSDWILTISRNMSFFQACLDISGHYKYSKYYNLISVKHAGLTHDGFQTYLFTNKDSLAEYLKYLEDYLLAPGNLQILEKQYAKYGRKLLLASNQLERHYTLKNYKEYILAQNISCAGLFLTAAIGRHMLSVLEIELKKYYDNLSNAEMDILMSDLTYPTKHSPLAKTQIELLQIGALLQSKKLSVKDLPSDKIAASKFGKYVEEYAYVPVNFNENPWTASEIKKQLSELMKGNCTREIKKLTDINKQKIKRSKIKLARIKNSKIKRLVKILQSGTYLNEYRKFVFCRASVAYRPLFQAIADKYQLSGWRECWKLSPREIERLYFRNDKKVLQILKNRQWGGVVPADNKDAYAILGPSDLKTMLTQTVRAKDKINYGKGKELSGVIANKGKVRAVVRIILSSRDFHKFKNHDVIVTSMTSVDFVPLMYRASAFVTNEGGITSHAAVVSREMNKPCIIGTKIATKFFKDGDMVEVDANNGIIKKL, encoded by the coding sequence ATGAAGTATTCAGATTGGATTTTGACTATTAGCCGGAACATGTCGTTTTTTCAGGCCTGTCTTGATATTTCCGGGCATTATAAATATTCTAAATACTACAATTTAATAAGTGTTAAACATGCCGGATTGACACATGACGGATTTCAAACATATTTATTTACTAATAAGGATAGCTTGGCTGAGTATTTGAAATATTTGGAAGACTATCTATTAGCGCCTGGTAATTTACAAATTCTGGAAAAACAATATGCGAAATATGGGCGCAAATTGTTACTGGCAAGTAACCAATTGGAAAGGCATTATACTTTAAAAAATTATAAAGAATACATTCTGGCACAAAATATATCATGTGCTGGTCTTTTTTTGACTGCAGCTATCGGTCGTCACATGTTATCAGTCTTAGAAATTGAACTGAAGAAATATTATGACAATCTATCTAACGCAGAAATGGATATTCTAATGTCCGATTTGACTTATCCTACCAAGCATAGTCCATTGGCTAAAACTCAAATAGAACTTTTACAAATTGGAGCTTTGCTGCAAAGCAAGAAACTTTCAGTCAAAGATTTGCCTAGTGACAAAATAGCGGCTAGTAAGTTTGGAAAATACGTAGAAGAATATGCATATGTTCCGGTTAATTTTAATGAAAATCCTTGGACTGCTTCTGAAATAAAAAAACAGTTAAGTGAATTGATGAAGGGCAATTGTACCAGGGAAATTAAAAAATTGACTGATATCAATAAGCAGAAAATCAAAAGAAGTAAAATAAAATTAGCCCGGATCAAAAATAGTAAAATAAAGAGATTAGTGAAAATTTTGCAGTCAGGCACTTATCTCAATGAATATAGGAAATTCGTTTTCTGTCGGGCGAGTGTTGCCTATCGCCCGTTATTTCAAGCTATTGCTGATAAATACCAACTGTCCGGCTGGCGAGAGTGTTGGAAATTATCCCCACGCGAAATAGAAAGACTCTATTTCAGAAATGATAAAAAAGTATTGCAGATATTGAAAAATCGCCAATGGGGTGGAGTAGTGCCTGCTGACAACAAAGACGCATATGCTATTCTTGGGCCGTCGGATCTAAAAACAATGTTAACCCAAACCGTTAGGGCAAAGGATAAAATAAATTACGGGAAGGGAAAAGAATTGTCAGGTGTGATAGCCAATAAAGGCAAAGTAAGGGCGGTAGTTAGAATTATATTGTCCAGTAGAGATTTTCATAAGTTTAAAAATCATGATGTTATTGTTACAAGTATGACTTCCGTTGATTTTGTTCCATTAATGTATAGAGCTAGCGCTTTTGTAACCAATGAAGGAGGAATTACTTCACATGCGGCAGTAGTTTCACGGGAAATGAACAAACCCTGTATTATTGGAACCAAGATTGCCACTAAATTTTTTAAAGATGGCGATATGGTAGAAGTTGACGCAAACAATGGTATAATAAAAAAATTGTGA
- a CDS encoding alpha/beta fold hydrolase yields the protein MKKEIRIKNRKGKTIYAVMEWKGKNPGPLVVLCHGLFGFVEKPVMRGTAGELVMAGYTVVRFNATNGASESRNSFIDFTVGGYIQDTKQIISHVLRILGKKEYSIIGFSIGAMPAYIIASSDKRMKCMVLQGPTYDLKYEQEREKMFSILKRRGWVNMYSYGLKKNIKVGILLYHEGIRYKVDQYLKKVICPTLVIYGSNEYSGTQKKFIELYRQLRCKKKRIILPNMPHTLISKKHINLFARETIKWLDKNI from the coding sequence ATGAAAAAAGAAATCCGGATAAAAAACAGAAAAGGAAAAACGATATACGCGGTAATGGAATGGAAGGGAAAAAATCCAGGTCCGCTGGTTGTTTTGTGCCACGGGCTTTTCGGGTTTGTTGAGAAACCGGTCATGAGAGGAACTGCCGGAGAATTGGTTATGGCAGGCTATACAGTTGTTCGCTTTAATGCTACAAACGGTGCCAGTGAAAGCAGAAACAGTTTTATTGATTTTACGGTGGGCGGATATATCCAAGATACAAAACAAATCATTTCACATGTATTAAGGATACTGGGTAAAAAGGAGTATTCAATAATCGGATTTTCTATCGGGGCGATGCCGGCGTATATCATAGCTTCAAGCGATAAGAGAATGAAGTGTATGGTACTGCAAGGACCGACCTATGATTTAAAATATGAACAGGAAAGAGAAAAGATGTTTTCAATACTGAAAAGGCGTGGATGGGTAAATATGTATAGTTATGGTCTGAAAAAAAATATTAAAGTTGGGATCCTGCTTTATCACGAGGGGATAAGGTATAAGGTAGATCAATACCTTAAAAAAGTAATTTGTCCTACATTGGTTATTTATGGTAGTAATGAATATTCAGGCACGCAAAAAAAGTTCATTGAACTCTATAGACAGCTAAGGTGTAAGAAGAAGCGAATTATTCTGCCAAATATGCCGCATACACTTATTTCAAAGAAACATATAAACTTATTTGCAAGAGAAACAATTAAATGGCTCGATAAAAATATTTAA
- a CDS encoding EamA family transporter, whose amino-acid sequence MKHNPKTLALLAALLFGASAPISKLLLADFEPIQLAGFLYLGSGLGLLFVKLFQILLFKSINDKQEAKINRRDIKWLVGAIIFGGILAPVLMMTGLKTTQASTATLMLNFEAVSTTIIALLYFKEQIGKKVWLAVILLTVASIILTFNLTGGWGLSIGALGILLACILWGVDNNFTRNISAKDPLVIVIIKGLVSGTFLVLLSTVLGYNYPDINKIVYGLIVGFLSYGFSLYLFVIALRSLGSARTSAFFGLAPFLGTILSLIIFREFGNIMFYISLPFMVTGVYILFNEKHKHTHRHTGLIHEHKHRHNDLHHEHEENNLESTEHTHLHKHENTEHAHEHSPDIHHRHVH is encoded by the coding sequence ATGAAACATAATCCAAAAACTCTAGCATTATTGGCTGCCCTATTATTCGGGGCAAGTGCACCTATTTCTAAATTACTGCTGGCTGATTTTGAACCCATCCAACTGGCCGGATTTTTATATTTAGGAAGTGGCCTAGGCTTGTTATTTGTAAAATTGTTTCAAATTTTATTATTCAAATCCATTAATGATAAACAGGAAGCAAAAATAAATAGACGGGATATAAAATGGCTCGTTGGTGCAATTATTTTTGGTGGGATATTGGCTCCAGTTCTAATGATGACCGGTCTTAAAACAACCCAAGCTTCAACAGCTACGCTAATGCTGAATTTTGAAGCTGTTTCAACCACCATAATTGCCTTGTTATACTTTAAGGAACAAATTGGTAAAAAAGTATGGCTGGCTGTCATCTTACTTACAGTAGCAAGTATCATATTAACGTTCAACCTGACGGGTGGATGGGGTTTATCTATCGGGGCACTGGGAATTTTACTGGCCTGTATTTTATGGGGAGTCGATAATAATTTTACCAGAAATATATCTGCCAAAGACCCTTTGGTTATTGTAATTATCAAAGGTCTCGTATCAGGAACATTTTTAGTTCTGCTATCAACCGTCCTCGGTTATAATTATCCCGATATAAATAAAATTGTTTACGGATTGATTGTTGGTTTTCTATCCTATGGATTCAGTCTATACTTATTTGTAATTGCCCTAAGGAGTCTCGGTTCAGCCAGGACCAGTGCATTTTTCGGTCTGGCGCCGTTTTTGGGGACAATTTTATCACTGATAATATTCAGAGAATTCGGAAATATTATGTTTTATATTTCTTTACCATTCATGGTAACGGGAGTTTACATATTGTTTAACGAGAAACACAAACATACCCATCGGCACACGGGATTAATCCATGAGCACAAACACCGGCACAATGATTTGCATCACGAACATGAAGAAAACAATTTAGAAAGTACTGAACATACACACTTACATAAACACGAGAACACCGAACATGCCCACGAACATTCTCCGGATATTCACCATAGGCATGTGCATTGA
- the rlmN gene encoding 23S rRNA (adenine(2503)-C(2))-methyltransferase RlmN produces MNLEKLYTIMEDQPKYRLTQVKDAVFRLLIADWDEATNIPKETRKRLRAECPLEINGEIFASKDSKTTKALITLEDGLQIETVLLIHKDGRHTVCVSTQVGCPMGCAFCATGKLGLERNLTAGEILDQVLFFSRLLKDKDERVSNIVFMGMGEPFLNYDNVLSAINYLNKDLGIGARRISVSTCGVIYGINKLADLDLQINLAISLHAPNQKLRDQLMPVSNHTPLNKLFEAVDNYIAKTGRRVMFEYLMIKNANDSVELAEQLAELMNKPLYMVNLIAYNPTDVFKPSDPRTIAEFKEVLERAGVTVTQRYSFGQDINAACGQLANKKL; encoded by the coding sequence ATGAATCTGGAAAAGCTATATACAATTATGGAAGATCAGCCGAAATACCGTCTCACACAGGTTAAGGACGCTGTTTTCAGACTGTTAATCGCAGATTGGGATGAAGCCACCAATATACCGAAAGAAACCAGGAAAAGATTGAGAGCGGAATGCCCGCTCGAAATAAATGGCGAAATATTTGCGTCCAAAGACAGTAAAACAACTAAGGCTCTTATCACACTTGAAGACGGACTGCAGATTGAAACCGTTTTACTGATTCACAAAGACGGTCGTCACACCGTCTGCGTTTCAACGCAAGTGGGCTGTCCGATGGGCTGTGCTTTCTGCGCCACCGGCAAACTTGGCCTCGAAAGAAATCTGACTGCCGGTGAAATTCTGGACCAGGTACTATTTTTTTCCAGATTGTTGAAGGATAAAGACGAGCGCGTTTCCAATATTGTTTTCATGGGTATGGGAGAGCCGTTTCTGAATTATGACAATGTGCTTTCGGCAATAAATTATCTGAATAAAGACTTGGGTATCGGCGCGCGACGTATTTCCGTTTCAACCTGTGGGGTAATTTACGGCATCAATAAGCTGGCGGATCTGGATCTGCAAATCAATCTCGCTATCTCTCTGCATGCACCCAACCAGAAACTGCGCGACCAACTGATGCCAGTCAGCAATCATACCCCACTGAATAAACTGTTTGAAGCCGTGGATAATTATATCGCCAAAACAGGACGGCGTGTTATGTTTGAATATCTGATGATCAAAAATGCAAACGATTCAGTGGAGCTGGCGGAACAACTGGCGGAGTTAATGAACAAACCTTTATACATGGTCAACCTGATTGCCTACAATCCGACGGATGTTTTTAAACCTTCTGATCCACGAACCATAGCGGAATTCAAAGAGGTTTTGGAGAGAGCGGGCGTCACCGTTACTCAGCGCTACAGTTTCGGACAGGATATTAATGCTGCCTGCGGACAGCTGGCGAATAAGAAATTATAA
- a CDS encoding MauE/DoxX family redox-associated membrane protein: protein MNDITVQNKSFYQKVVFGMNKIFVNDYATLVFRILLGAVFIMSAMSKIPAPDEFMATVRQYNVLPDPLETWYGYALPWVELVIGAMLAIGLLTRFSITIVNLMLLSFMIAILATLYRGGAIACGCFDSESALDWGTYVRDLLFIIIAGLVTVSHKNKFSLDSWIFKNK, encoded by the coding sequence ATGAACGATATCACAGTACAAAATAAATCATTTTATCAAAAAGTAGTATTTGGAATGAATAAAATATTTGTGAATGATTATGCAACACTAGTCTTTCGGATATTATTGGGCGCTGTGTTTATCATGTCAGCTATGTCAAAAATTCCGGCACCTGATGAATTCATGGCAACTGTCCGTCAGTACAATGTGCTGCCCGATCCGCTGGAAACCTGGTATGGTTATGCTCTGCCGTGGGTGGAGCTGGTAATCGGCGCAATGTTAGCAATCGGTCTGCTCACCAGGTTCAGTATAACGATTGTAAATCTGATGCTACTTAGCTTTATGATCGCAATTCTGGCTACTCTTTACCGTGGCGGTGCAATTGCCTGCGGTTGTTTTGATTCTGAAAGTGCGCTGGACTGGGGTACGTATGTCAGAGATTTACTGTTTATAATTATTGCAGGATTAGTCACTGTGAGCCATAAAAACAAATTCAGTTTGGATAGTTGGATATTTAAAAATAAATAA